GGAGCTATCTATCCTTTTCGCTTTAAGAGCTTTTTGCTTTCAGATTGAGTTGCAACGTGTGGATGTATTTGAACAATAACTTCCTTTGCTGTGTGGTCATGATATCACAAGATTGAGTCCAACACTTATTaattatacttatatatattttaggttcCGATGTGATGAAGCAGCCACAAAACCAATGTTATTACTGCATTTCTACTTAATGACTGTATGATACATGATAATTAACTCAGTGTATATGCAGGTGTGTGTATAAAAATGATACTCACGGTGCCTGACAGGATATCGTGAGGACAGGAATCCAAAAGATGACTTTTGCAGACCCGCTCGTCACTGAATTTGATTCTCTGCCGCATGGAGTCTCCTGTTAAGTGAAAAACCCACGAGTAAGAAGGTGTAATCTCGACTTCAGTCCACTAGTGTCAtgattaaacaacaacaaccacatgCTAAATCACCTCGCTCACATATTTACAGCGAATGGGTCAAACATATGTAGCAACTACCTGCAAAGCTATACAAATTTAGCTACAAATAAAAATGGTGGAATGGTGCCACGAATAAACAAGCACAATACCCCTGACAACGTAAAACGCTAAAAAGTTCGCAGGATGGGGTTGACACACGATGCTAGCAGCTAAAGTCGCCATGTAAACTCAAAGACAACAGGTAGCTAAGCGGCTAGCTGTCCTCATGTGAGCTAGCTCGGTGGGTCCTGCATGCCTCCCTGACACACTGGGGCAGCCTGGTTAGCTATAGCcttagctagcgttagcttcaACTCACAATGACTGCCCCTAGCTTCGACCAGAAGCCGAATCTAACCCCCCAGCTCACCGTCTCTCCCCGTCCCCATGAGCTGGTCGAGCATCGCCCGCATCTGTGCCTGGGCCGACATGTTGGTCCGGGTGTTCAGCTGCTATCTGTTCGAGTTGCTCCTCGCCAGCTGCGGGCTTCACACATGCAGCCTCCTCCTGACTGCAGGCCTCGGCCGCggctcctccaccaccagcaccaccaccgaGGACAACTTTTCCCTGGCCGAGGACCGGACCCAGAGTCCCGCTGAGCTGACCGGCTGGTCGTGGGTCTCTTCAGCACAAGTCTGCGGGGATCACAGCACTTCGGCGGCGGCTAGCTGTGACTTTGTGACGGTGGTCGTCCACGGGTAGCTGGGGCAAATCTGTTTGAAAACTGCCGGAGTCCGCCGGGCGAGGGGGGGCAGCGGGGACTGGGGGTCGACACAGCGGGGGGTTGGCGGCCTGGGTTCAGGTGGAAACAAGTGTCCGACCCGGTGGAACCATGTTCTGTGGCTGTGAGTGGATCCAGTCACTTAGTTGACAAGTTTATTCTGCCTCCTTTCTTCCGTCTTCCACTTCCCCTCCGTGCGCGTGCCCGCGGAGCGCGCTCAACCCCCTACGCCTCGAGGAAGTGCTGCAGTCCGCCTCGCGCGCGCCCGTCCGTGTGGTGACGCgtcactgtttaaaaaaaacaacaccatgAAATGACTTCAACACGTTCGGAGAGGCAGCTTCCTGTAATCATGCATGTTCGGAGCTCccactttaaattaaaaaataaagcttatgtcaaaaaaataaatcctgtctTTGATCTTATTGTAATTTACTGGAAAAAACATTTCGGCCTctactgatgtaaatataaagagccCATTCTAGgatatgaaaacaacaatttgtacaatttagatgaaacacaaaagTAATGgaataggattattttatatttatttcacctAAGACTGAACCCATAAAAGCCCAAgtacaaagaaacaaatattgACATCATTTTCACCTCAACTACTCGTTTCCACTGAAAATGATTACTAAACTAGCAAACTGCTTTCAGTGTTGTCAcgataaacatttatttttctagtTAGTGATGTGTCCTTTCGTGTCGAGGCTTCGAAGCGTGGGTCGAGTAATCCAGGAAGAATTCTGTGAAGCGCGTttcgaggcttgtgttgatgacgtatgtggTGACGATCAAAGCCTCGCGAGCCCGCCGcagtggacccccccccccctcacattttgTGGACTTGGGACTTTATTGCGcgaaatttgcaaaaaaaagaaaccgccTGACACCCAGCACTAtggaaaagtaatttttttaaataaatataaataaaatgttgtccCTATTTTACTTGTTACATGTTGTCCCTagtcacacaagcacattcacgTCACAACCCTCTGCCCAATTGGTCTacactttcccttttgacccTGCCATcgtatcataaagacagacaccatattaatgagtttataatgtgtgtattggcatcacaaacattcatttattcaattcaaagccatggtgtcattctaatcactctgcctgttttacatttattcgatggcgcagtagagcaaatgaagcaCCATGAAGCTTCAGCCCATGAGTGAACCAACTGGATCGAAAGCTTCAAGGCTTCATGAAGCTTCAGGAAAGTCCTCTACTGTTAAAAATGGCTGATCTTTCCACCTTCTATGTTGTAGAGATATTTTATAAAATTTGCACTTAACTAACACAAATATCTATAACTATATTGCAGGGCTTAATTGATCAATTATTTTTGTAATcctaattatttattaaatttttttttttttacgtcacGCCCACAATAAATAACTcagcccctccctctctgtcataCACTGGTAGAAATGGCGACCACTGTACTGCGGCAGCCGCTGCGGCTCTTCACCAGAAATGGGGCCTTACTGGGCCGAAACAGCGGCTCCAGATCCTCGACCATATCCAGGACCACCTCGATCCGAACCGCAGTGTCGACGTCCTCCGGAGCCATCCTCCCCAAGCCGGACAAAGTGAGTGCTTCTGCCTCAGTTACCGACGAGAAAAACCGACCTGAAATTAGTCACCGGGAGGGCGGGCTGTAGCGCAGGACTGACAGCAGCTGCGACCAATAGGAAGGCTGGATTCCAGCTGGGTTCCTCGGGGCGACCAATGAGACGCATGTTTACACGTTGCGAAAGGGCTCTTTCAGGAAGTAATTGCCATAAATTTGAATCCTTGAGATAAGTAGATTTATTAATGTAGTCAGTCGAAATGTGATGTAAATAGGAGAGTGAATGATGAATGCTTTGTTCGACGAGTAATAACTTGACGCGTGTGtgttaaaaaaatgtctatCAGCTCTTAAAACAACCCTACATACAattaaaattaacatttttgATTCAATGGAAAATCCACATTCGCCTCAAATTGACTTTACTCTTTCTCAGGCAATTCAGCACAACAAGAACTAAACAGAAATATCCACCTCAAAGGCCAAAGGGAGAAACATGTCTTTACTGATAACCTACCGGGAGCCACAGGGCAAACAAGATAATATGAGGCTATGTCCCAAAACTAGCTCTGGTTAACCCAATGAATATCATTTATCAGTAGTGTGCACCAAGATATGAAGGTCTTAGGATAGATGTTGACATCTATCTTAGTAGTAATAAGAATAATCTTGTTTTAATCAGCACCTTCCAACGTACCCAAGGTTGCTTTACAGAGCTAGCgaaaaatacaacaaaccaAGGACAGAAGGTAAAAGCAGAAATACCAGCTGGGGAGGATGAAACTAGCCCTTGTGACCAGGTAGGTTTAGATGGTTTTCTAAAGGTGCTCAGAGATGGGCCGTGGCCGTTCTCTGTCAGGAGAGAGTCCCAGAGGGTGGGGTCTGCCACACTGAATGGCCGATGAGGTAACATCAAAGATGCTGCTCTTCTGTTTAGCTCTCAGAGAAACAGTGGCCATGATCCTAAATCTGGAGAGAACTCTTCTACAGCAAACTGAAGTTGGAGCTTATTTATTGTTGGGGAAAGTTGAGACAGTTCCTGTGTCACATTTCAAGTTAATCTTCAATGTTGAAATCACACTTCCTTCCTCATGTTTTCCAGACACCATTTGGCCTTTTCCGCATGACAGTGGTGGTGGTGCCTTTCCTGTATGTGGGAACTCTCATCAGCAAGAACTTTGCTGCTCTCTTGGAGGAACACGACATCTTTGTCCCTGAGgacgatgatgacgatgacTGAACTACCTTCAGAGAATAAATGGTAAAGTCCGAGTGTGCATTAGCCGCACCTTATTTAACCTTTAAACACTGTTGCTAGGACATTTTTTGTGGACAATCTTATCTGTTTTCACAGGGTGTAGTTTCATGTTTGCAATGATGAcatgttatttttgttatttacatCCACAGGGTGCTTTGCAATACTGACTGAAAGCATACCAGCCACATCAaggaagatggagaagatggagcATTTTGACTACAAATACCTCCCTCTACCTCCACCCATCTCCCATATCACTCATGTGCTACATATCTTGTTTgcattaaaattattttagaaAATTCATATCATGTGAGGCTATAAAACTGCTAGTTGAGCTCTCACTCTTGTTtgcatgtttctgtctgtcaaCTCAATAAACAGAGTCGAATACATGTGGAAAACACTTGTTTAATCTTTACAGTCGTACGCATCGTGTTGCAAGTACACACTTTATTTGCCACAATTATTATTCTGACTCTTTAGCCAGATCCACTCATAACACACATTATTGTAATTTAAAGATGTCGTTAGATTAGTTATTGGCTTGCTTGGATTTTTCCATATAAAGTAAAAACATCTGTCCTCATTGGTCAGGTCTGTCTTGCTCCTTCCTGCAGTGCAGCGTTGGCCAGTCTCAAGTGTTCGTTGAGCGAGCCCATCTCCAGCTGGCTGCGACCCCTCGTGTCACTCAGCTCTACGTAGGCCTCCTTATAATGCTCATAAGCTGCTCCTTTTTCCTAGAGTCAAGGTTGAGACAAATTTGAATCAGACGTTTTAAAGTATAATATAAGGTAGAAGTGTATTTTTATAATGCGAGAGGGCAGTTTGGAAAACTTACCTTGTTGAGAGACTGCACTTCATTCTGCAGACAGCTGATTTCTTTCTTAAGAGACTGCACCTCGTTTTCTTTTGCTCTCAGCAGCATCTGAGGGACATTAAAAGCAAATCTTACCATCACCAGAAGAATATGCTTGGGACTGCAACTATAactattattttgaaatatccGTTATGAATTTTTGATCAATCACCATTCAACATTAAGGTAAAAGAGTTCAGCACACAAAAAACCAAGTGAAACCAGGAATGAAGCAGAGAAAGTggagatttaaaataaacagaaaccaACAGAGCATTAACAATATTGTGATTCTAAAACGTGATACTTAATTCCAACAGTAGGTGGCACTATCTGCTGCACCGGACacatcagaaacacagaaaattGTGACAGTAGCTGCAGGGAGCAATTACTGATGATAAAAGGCAAAACAGTTAAAGTGCTGTGATCAGTTTAGTTAATGTGGCTTCAAAATCCCACAGCACATACGTCAAATGTTGCTTTGCTTCCCGATGATGACAGTTAAGTCAACATTTGTCCTTCAAGTGAAGGTTCATATTTCAGGtgcaataaaataaactgaattCAGCTGCAAGCGGTTAAAAAGTATCTCTTACTTTTACTTGCCTTGACATTGTAATGGATCTAATTTAGTCACAAACATAGAATTTGATTACTCTCAGTCAGTACCTCCACATCTGACGCTGTGCGCTCAGCGCTGCCAAGAGACACCGTGTCCGACCTCTGCCCTGTGATGAAGTGACGCATGCGGCTGATCTCTTCTGCTAGTTTGGCCTTAAGTTcctgaaaataaaagaatatttaGCTGAAGAAATGGTGTGAACTTGCATGCTTAGTAATGGTGTACCTTATtaggtttagtttagtttatttaagGATCCCTATTAGAAGCACATGAGTGTGCCTCCAGTCTTCCTGGGATCCTgaacatacaaatacaatacaGACATACTACATAAACGGTGAAGgcaaacttaaaaataaaaagatcttaaagaaacaaaccaaggaatttgtttgtttgtgagcaagattacaaaaaacaacattatggATTCCTACGAAACATGGTGGAAGAGTGTAATATTGGTCAGGAAGgaactttacatttttgtggGGATCGAGATTTCTTTAACCTTTTCTCCATCAGTGTTAGACCTGcgtctttgacattttcactgatttaccAGGGAGTATTTCCTCGGACATGTTAAGGGAACTGATCTGTGAGGGTTTGAAATCTggtgcattttttatttagttcaaggggactgttgggcttggcggaggtatgtgctctactgaccCTGTAAGAAGAAATCAGAATCTCATGGTGATAACGTTAGTCTATAAAGTGGGATTTTTTCATATTAACACAGAATGAAATCCGACTTGTATTGTAAGTTAACCTGGTTCTCTCTGCGAagctgctccagctctctgTCCTTGCAGCCGAGCTCGGTCTCTCGGCTCTTGTTGCTCAGCTCAGTGCGGTTCAGCTCCAGGCACTTCTGAGAGTAACGTTCTGACAGCACATCTAACTCACTGTGGAAGACTTCTGCCTGgggtctgacacacacacaaacaaacaagtcatGGAGTAAATTATAATGCGCCAAAATTGCCATGCAAAGGGTCACGGTCGAGTGCAAAACCTCTGAGGCCTGCAGCGAAAGGCTGTTAGATGAACATCACTCTTTGTGCCTGTTCTGAACTTACATGTGGCCCCTGTGTGACGTGTCCACGTGAGCGGCCCCTGCAGACGACCTCCTGgctttctccacctcctctctgtgaGCTGCTCTCAGAACCTCCATAGCTTTGAGTAACAGTTGGAGAATTAATGAGGATCATAATTGTCCGCAGGGTGGAACATTATCTTTGGCTTCACTATACagctttaaaaataacacaaaggcCGTTAGATGGGGAAAGATATCAAGAAGATAGCATCaataaacaattattattttaaaagacaaacataaatacaaaattgtgtgtttgtagtgcAGGTTTTAAGGATGGAAAGAAATTATCTACGGCAATATGGTTGACCCCATGATACAATGATAATTTTCTCTGACAGGAATTCAAAACACTAATCATTTGAAAACAATTAA
The sequence above is a segment of the Limanda limanda chromosome 2, fLimLim1.1, whole genome shotgun sequence genome. Coding sequences within it:
- the LOC133023760 gene encoding essential MCU regulator, mitochondrial-like is translated as MATTVLRQPLRLFTRNGALLGRNSGSRSSTISRTTSIRTAVSTSSGAILPKPDKTPFGLFRMTVVVVPFLYVGTLISKNFAALLEEHDIFVPEDDDDDD